CCCACCATAGTAAAGTCTACAGCGCGTTCATACACTTGTGTTCATAGTTTAAGAGGGAGTGTAGTTCACTTTTAATCTGCAGGCCCATCTAACGACCGTTCCTTTTTCAGCCTCCCGGATCAGAGGTGAGACTTGGGTTGCTCGAGCCTTCCCCCGCGTTAAAATGGCGTCGAACGTGCAGCCTCCGAAGACACGGGTCGTGTGGATGGTTCTTTGTGGTGTGCTCCACCACCTCGTCACGTGGTGTGGAATGTTGTCTGGCACAGCTCGCAGACATACACCTTGGGGCGGCGCTCTTTCTTCCTGTAAGATTGTTTGGCCCCGTGGATCTTCTCCATGTGATTTTCTAGGGTCACACGTTGGGCGAAGGTCTTCGTGCAGGGCGGGATAGGACACGCGTACGGCTTGTTGCCTAGAAACAGAAATCAGTGTTATTGGTGGAGGTTACCAAAACTTTAAATGACTATTCCtaagaaaaaaacatctttttgtcaaaacaatacaaagaaaaacactttattCCAGGGAACATGGAAAAGGTACAACATGAAAGGGGAAACCGCagtaagcaaaataataatgggaaaaaaACGGCTAGTGACTAAAATTAgggtaaaacaaaacagaagcaaaacCTGTAAATAATTCTTCGGTGGAACAAAAATACTCCCGTGACTtatgtgaaaaacaaatgtgagCCCCGGTGGCGACAGTACCGACCTGTGTGAATTCGAGTATGGCGCTTCAAGTCGAAGGAATCGTTGAAGCCCTTGGAACAGAAGACACAGAGAAAGTGTTTGACGGGCAAATGGCTGCGTCTGTGTCGATTGTAAGTTCGCTTGCTCTTCATTACTTTGTTGCAGACAGAGCACTGGAAGGAACCCGGCACTGCCAAACGATCAAGagaaaagtcacgtgatattGCCTTCGTTACTAacagtgtaaaaaatatttcccaCACCCGCGCGCGGTATTCTCCCTCGATGTTTTTAAGGTGTAAATATTATTGTCAATACAACATTCTCTAACTTACTATCCGACGGCAGAATGAAGTTCCTCGTGTAGTTTGGGTTCACGATTCCAAGTCCGGAGTTGATGACGCCTACAAACCCATCCTTAACACtctgtagaaaacaaaaaaaccaacgaTGAGGTGTATCTTTAGGAAACATTTGCTCCTCATTCGTTTTAAACATATTGACGTTCGCGATTAATTAAAAGATGGTGGGCGGCTTTGTCAGTTCCTTCAAACAGAAATGTACATCACATAATTTGTTCATGCCTACCATAACTTTCAACTGACTACTTACACTGACGGTCTTGACAAGGCTCGGGCAGAGGTTGACATTAGGAGCGTATgttgagatcacgtgactgaggtGACCCAAAGCCGCATCGGGCTTCAGGAGACTGGAGTTCCGggttgtcttctctttctcgATCTTCTATAAAAAGGTGCAGAAAGCAGCGGATgagcacacttttttttttcttttttttatatatatataagcgcACGTTACCCAAATTGATTTGTTGGCTGATTAGGATGTAAGAACATTGCAGACAAAGACACTTACCATCGTCATGTCCTGTCTTTTGGCCTCGCCATCCTCATCATGACCTTCTGTTCTCTCGCCATCCGCATGACCTTTGCTTTCGAGGAAGACTGTGTGTCTGCTCGTCCTCACCGCAGCGTCCTCGGTGTCGACTGTGGGTGCAACTGAAGACACCCTGCGCTGCTGGTGGTTGTCGACAGGTGTCAGCGGCGGGCTGCAAGGAGATGGTATACCTGACGAGGCGATCACGTGACCTTGATGTTCAAACCTGTGTCCACAAGAATCAAAAGCAGAACCTGCGTACGCTGTCTCCGTGCATCCAGGCCCTTTTGTGGGCTTTTTGTCGGTTTTCAGAAGGTTCTCGATGGAGAACGTCAACCCGGAAATTCCTGCTGTTGATGATTTATTGGGTAGTGCAGCAGGTACCTGCTGTGCGAGATCAgtatcagcaacaacaaccccTGAACTGTCGTCTGCAACGGTGGAGATTGACTCTGCACGTTTCCTCCAAGGTACAGAAAGGTCAAGGGGACCTTTGCCACTGTCCCAGTCAGGACTGTCAGACGCTGTCCATGCAGTCTGGAACACGTTTGTCTCAGGCTGTAGGTTGCTTAATATGTGTCTCTTGCGAGACAGAAAATCGTTGAAATCTTTCCATAATTTTCCCGAGGGCGAGTTGGTCCCGGTTGCGTTCTTTTGACTGGCGCTAAATGTTAGTCTAATAGGGGTTCTGCGACTCACCCACTTGCCCAAGTCAGAAGAAGTAATAGAATTGTCTGACTGCAAGTACATGTAGTTCTCTTTATCTTCATTGCCTTCTGAGAAGGAATAGTCCATGCCTCTAGCTGTCTGGATGTCCGGACGACCATGGCGGACAGTCTGCGATCGTGCAGAGAGAAAAAACGATTGATTGATGTCGTTGTAGTCACGGCCTTTCCCGTTAAAAACTCGCGACGGCGTGGCGATCATCTCAGACTTCCTGTCAAGAGAGTGCATGACCCTTCCGTGGCTTTCCTCGACCTTCTCCTGTCCTGATATACTCATTGCAGGTCTGGCGTTGCCATGGCGCGCCATGATGCTTGCTTTCTCGTctgcaacaaaattttaattctttagtCTGAAGACATAACAGCAAACATATCAAGACAAACAACACGAAGCCAGGCTAAACGGATAGCGATGTTACgatttaaaaatctttgtattttgcCAAGGAAAATCCAAGATGTCATTCCAACGTAAAAGCaactaaatatcaaaatatctacaattgtttttaacagaaaaggAAGATGACATATTAATTCGTATAGATCATTTCTGAGCTTTATGTACACAATAAAAGCAATGCAAGGAAAAGTTAAAGATAATCTAGTATTAATAACATATTTTCCACATGTAAGCGACTGAGCTCAACGGAAGACAGCATTTGGTTTGATACCCATCGGATGAACTCTATGCCCTTTTGTCACACAAATGTTCAGGTTGAGTGCAGGGACTGGCCTGGTCATCAAACGGTCGACTGCCTGTGAATCACATCTGCCGAGCAGCACAACAAATCCAATTTCAGACATTCGCTGACCCTTTAATCACGAACTCCATCATGATTCCATCAGATATTTTGCACAACAGTGGAAGTTTAAAAATAACCGCTTGTTGGAAGGTGAAAATATTCGTTGATGAGAAATCTTGTCTTTTACAACATGAGCAATGCACGTGCGCTGGGTTCTTTGTCCCAGTCTTTGCTAAAAGACTGCAATCGCCTGTTGTGACAGGacacacacaatgtttactCCACACCATGCTGCTGTATCTGTATATTTCTATGTGCATCAGCTTACATCCACACAGACAGACGACAGAGGGACAGACAGTCTTCTTACCATTCTGCTGCAATGTGTTGGATGACATTCTCATAAACTTGTAAGCTGACTCGGGTATCACTGGGTACAGCATCATAATGTCCATTGTTGTGTTCGTGTCACGAGAGCTGATCACAAACTGTCCACGTCAGTGTATCAACTGGTAATATACCCGTTTCACTCGACCGTACCTGGCGTCTACTCATCAATCGTAATTAAGCCAGATACACCCATCTGTAGATAAATCATCAAGATGGGGTGGTCTTGGGGTGCTTGAGGGCCGGCCAAGGGCCAAGTCTGCACCAATGGGAAGACGGGAAGGGCTGGCAAGGCGCGAGCCACGAACAGTTGTTACGAGCGAGGGGGCGGAGCAATATACGATACTGATCCCTGATTGGTGGCTTGTGCTTGAAGTGTTCACCTGACCCTTACATCATCCACTCCACTTCTCTTAATCAGTCATTCAGGGTGGCTGCTGATATAAAGTGGACGAATAATAGCTTTATTAATCTTACAGGAACCGCTTCAAGCCACAAGACCGTTTGAAATGATGGATGAATGATgtaactattaaaaataaaagaaatttccGCTAATAGGTATTACCTATGAGCACTGAAACTATGCCAGTCACCGCCACCACCAACCTGAATAGCTCCTTAATTAAGACCCGCAGACCGCCGGCGGCTAATTCTCTTTCAAACTCAGTTCTTCGCGGAGTcggagggggggggaggggctTAAGCCTTCACGGTTCGCTGAATCTTGCTCGCAGGTGATAATGTCTCTCTGTTACATCACACATCACCTCCTGGCTGTCTGACTAGATGTCGCCACTGATGGGTGAGGTCATGCGATGCTATGAAATGTCAGCGATGAGGGaacgatgacgatgaggattATAACTGTTACAGCGTAGAAACAAGGACGGTTATTATCCAGTCACGTGTCTGTCCTCTCCTTGTCACAGTCGTGCCACAGTGCTACAACTTAGGTCCCATTGAAACCTACCTTACACAAGCTTTGTAAAACAACTAACATAAAAGCCGAATCAAATGGTTGTACTTTTCAAGTCACTTTCAGccacaaaaaatacacaaagtaCAGGTAGTTACTTCGTTATTTCTTATAGCATGCTTACTTATGCTGTAACATGCTTaccaaaatttttttcaaaacatttcttttcttctccgTATTTGTCATTATGATTATCTTCGTCGTTGTCGCCACCGCCTCACAAACTAAGTGGAGAGGATGAAAACAGTCCTTTCTCCAAAGGTTTTCTGTAAAGCACACTACCTTATTACCGTCATCCAACTTCTTTAActctcaattctttttttttttattatttatttgccaTTCCCAACGGCTAGTTGAGTGAGAGAAGACGAGTTCTGTGCGACGACGACTGCATCTAAGTACAACCAAATGAGGCAACTAATGACTGACCCCTGAGGGAGGAGGGGATATCTGTCATTATCAGCTGGCCCTGGGGAACTGTACAGTCTCACACATCACACTGTAACCCCTTACAGAGAAGCTTACCTGGGTAGCTGACACCCGCTTCTTGGCCCGCGTACCAGGTATCAGCCAAGGGCAGTATGTTGACCATTATAATTAGCGAATGCCAACACTTCGTTGGTCACACCTCGAGAACAATGCAGCAGTACAGACTCACAGGTGACTCAAGATGTAGGACATAGAAAACTGTTGCGTTATATACATGTGACTGTCACTCGCAGTGTATGAACTGGTAATCATCCTGGCATGTTAACAGTCAGTACTTGCTGGTGTTCACTGTGTCACTCGCAATGTGTGAGCTGGTAGTCATCCTGGCATGTTAACAGTCacttgttttgaattttaatgcgttttgcatttgtctttctgtcctgAATCTTGCAATCTTACCTGTGTTTTTACCTGACATGTCCAAATGTGTGATTTGGCAGGTAAACTTGTCAGAACTGTGTGCAGcttgattttttccccttgtgaTTTGGGAGACTTGGGCTGGTGTAAGAACCGACTTACCACACTCCTAGAGGTCTGAAATTGTCACCAGTTACTCATTTACCGTAAAGACGCAAGATTAAATAatttccagcagtccacaagtagtcaaataatttgttttaatttaattttgtaggaCAATGTGTAGGCCGAATTAAGGGAGAGAAGTAGCCTATCTTTTAGGACTAGTAAACTAATGGTTGTCTCCCCTGATTCAGCGTGTAAGAAGGCtataaagttacaaaaatataaaacgaACACATCGATCAATTCCCACATACACAAAGCGTCTACAAACAAAATACCGCAACTCAGTCAGTCACATAGCCGGATGCCACATTATCAACCGTCACATTGCCACGTCACTCGACCCtataggagagagagaacacagacGGATGAAActgcaacagaaagaaaagatgccaacaaaagaagaagcaaaagaatCATGAGTAATTATTGACAGAGACTGAAGCCGAGAAGATTTTTCCACTGGATGAATGCTGTGATAAAgatggacaggaaaaaaaaaagtggataaGCCCTGCCACGTTTTGTATTTTAAGTTACATCTGTTACAGAAAATCCCGAGAGCTaaggaaataaattatattattatccttttaagtacatttcaaacaaaagtggttttttttaaaagaaaagtgctttttacttattttattactttcccGTACGCGGAACACTTGAGTCGGATGCTGGGTGACAATCAGAAGATAATAACGACCctagagttacttcccttacacGAACAAGAGttacttcctctctctctctcgacgtGATATTGCCTTCCGACGTTAAACAcaaatctctcacacacacactgttttgTATTACtattttaaagataatataatTCAAATATAAGTAAGCAAGTAGCTCTGTTCGATATAAACATCCATTCTCGTGTTGTAAGCCTTTCGGAAAGTAGCATTGTGACTGTCATGTGATTCACTGAACCTGATGAAATACTTTCTGTGACTTGTCACGTGAAAAGTTTGTTGTGTCTTTGTTAAACAGATATGTTCGATCCCCTTTTAAATGCTTGttgttaaaaacataaatacaactCAATGACAATAGGTCCAGTCTTATGTCCAAATTTTAattccaacagaaaaaaatctgaacttAATTTACATGGCTAAGGGAAATATTACGAAAGAGTGAAACGCTCTTTTAAGAAATGCAGATTCGAATGCAGCAAGATCTGGACTGCATAGAATACTGCATGGATTTCTATAGAACgcaataatttaaaacatcaagGTGATCATGGCCACATGGTCAAGCCTTTTATGTACAGTACTCAACGATGATAATGAAGACAATGATTACTATGTTTAAAGCCATACTCGTCAAAAATGTGCACTCTACAAGTATCGAGCCGCAACTCGTCTTAATGACGaccacaaaataacaacaaaaattggGAAGGGGACACAATCTTTTGTAGCATGATCCAGAAGTCCGGGCTTTTTGTGCATTCACCTATATTTAGTGTCTCAAAAATCCcatttcttgatgttttgaCAAACTGTCCCACCATAGTAAAGTCTACGGCACGTTCATACACGAAGGTGGTGTGTGTTCATAGCTTAAGAGGGAGTGTAGTTCACTCTTAATCTGCAGGGCCATCTAACGAccgttcctttttttttttctgccgatCGGGTCGGAGGTGAGACTTGGGCTCGAGCCTTCCACGGCGCCAAAATGGTGTCGATCGTGCAGCCTCTGCAGGCAAGGTTCTTCTGGGTGGATGATCTTGATGTGCTTCGCCACCTCGTGGCGAGTGTAGTAGGTAGTTGTTACAGTTCTTAGACAACTTCACGTCCAGATTCTTCATCTCATGGATCAACTGCAGGTGATCTCCAGAGTCCACGTTGCGTGCAAAGACTTCGTGCGTGTCTGGCCACATCCtacaaacaataagaaaatgtgTGTTGACAATTTGTAGAACAAAAGTGTGTGACCATTcgtggaggaaaaaaatcaaagtcaTCTTGCTAAACTCAAATGACTATTTGTACGAAACTAAACACTACAAAGCAACACAGTTTTCTAGGAATATGAAACCAGCTTaaaccacttaaaaaaatacctcGAAAAAACTATTAATGGAACTAacgaaataaaaactaaaactgcGAAAGCTCAATTCCTAAACTTCtaggtacaaaaaaaaaagaagcaaaacctTTGgggtaaataaaacaaaatctcgAGTAACTTCTTTTCTGACAGAAGAATGCCACCCGGTACTGACCGAGTACTTACCCATGCTGGTTTGAATGTGACGTTTCAATTCGTTGGAATGGTTGGAACCCTTGAGGAAACCGTGGTGGACGGGTGTAGCTCCTT
This is a stretch of genomic DNA from Pomacea canaliculata isolate SZHN2017 linkage group LG3, ASM307304v1, whole genome shotgun sequence. It encodes these proteins:
- the LOC112559672 gene encoding zinc finger protein 865-like codes for the protein MARHGNARPAMSISGQEKVEESHGRVMHSLDRKSEMIATPSRVFNGKGRDYNDINQSFFLSARSQTVRHGRPDIQTARGMDYSFSEGNEDKENYMYLQSDNSITSSDLGKWVSRRTPIRLTFSASQKNATGTNSPSGKLWKDFNDFLSRKRHILSNLQPETNVFQTAWTASDSPDWDSGKGPLDLSVPWRKRAESISTVADDSSGVVVADTDLAQQVPAALPNKSSTAGISGLTFSIENLLKTDKKPTKGPGCTETAYAGSAFDSCGHRFEHQGHVIASSGIPSPCSPPLTPVDNHQQRRVSSVAPTVDTEDAAVRTSRHTVFLESKGHADGERTEGHDEDGEAKRQDMTMKIEKEKTTRNSSLLKPDAALGHLSHVISTYAPNVNLCPSLVKTVSSVKDGFVGVINSGLGIVNPNYTRNFILPSDMPGSFQCSVCNKVMKSKRTYNRHRRSHLPVKHFLCVFCSKGFNDSFDLKRHTRIHTGNKPYACPIPPCTKTFAQRVTLENHMEKIHGAKQSYRKKERRPKVYVCELCQTTFHTT